The DNA sequence CACCTCTAGAGTTCTTAGCTGTTCCTGGTATTGGGATACTAATTGTTTCAACTGCTGCAACTCTTGATTCCTGTCTTCGTACTCTTTCTGGCGTTCATGCTGAATACAGATTGCTCGCTTTAGAACTATATTTTCTTGAATAAGGGCCTCCATTTGTTCCTTTAGCACCAACTTTTCCTATAGTAAGAAAACCATAAGTAAAACACATGCTATGACAATTCATTTTGATTGGATGTCTTCAGAAGAAATAGATGAATCGATAAGAGCAAACACAAGGAACAAAGAAATGAAGTATAACAGTGATATTTGGGTTGATAATGAAAACACGAGAAACATGGGTAAAACAACTAACCTGGTGAAAGCTCTGCCCTGTTTCTGCATTTACTCGAGTGAAAATGGATTTCTCCAAAGCCTCTAGCACTCTTGAAGCTCGAGCTTTGGCATCATCCATGTTTGAGGCATTCATCATTTCTTTAACAAAAAGCTCCACCCATTCGGCACCATTTAAAGGATAATCTTGTCCGGGGACTGATTCCTCACAAGCTGCAACTTCTGCCTCACATTTCGGTTCACCTACAACAAAGTAGCCAATTATCTCCATAAGCAGTCCAAGAATTCATTATGTATAATGACATGCAAAGACTTTACATAAAAGTAACATTAAGAAGAGCAAGAGCAAAACTCGCCTTACTATCATAGTAACTGCTATATATCACCATATATTCTTCCTGAATTCAATTGAATTTGAGCTATAAATCACATACTTCTTACATCGGCACGTGAACATGAACCATTAGGAACTTGAGTTCAAGGATGCAGAGTGTTACATATTAACTTGAAGAATATATAAAATCCGATACGTTGTGActagtttttctttttcatagaATTGTCCTGTTTATGTATACATACAACTCTGTTACATTCAATACTTGTAGGCATCAGCATATAAACACACAAGAGAAAGATTCGGAATCCACATGATGACATGAAGCATATTCGTAAGATATCAACATCCAAGAGGTTCGTTCGTAGGCATTACCTTGGGGAAGGAGGTGAGCAGTTGGATCTATCGGTACATGGGAGCCAACGGCAGGAGCAGAATCAATGGAGTTATCGTGAAATCCTCCGAGGCGAAGGTCGTT is a window from the Arachis hypogaea cultivar Tifrunner chromosome 1, arahy.Tifrunner.gnm2.J5K5, whole genome shotgun sequence genome containing:
- the LOC112701763 gene encoding uncharacterized protein, whose amino-acid sequence is MSAIVCGKRSAIFEDLPSTSASSSSSSPPVSKRIRCSSSSPVRRHSFLLDHLIAFFPDMDKQLLEKALEECGNDLDSAIRSLNDLRLGGFHDNSIDSAPAVGSHVPIDPTAHLLPQGEPKCEAEVAACEESVPGQDYPLNGAEWVELFVKEMMNASNMDDAKARASRVLEALEKSIFTRVNAETGQSFHQEKLVLKEQMEALIQENIVLKRAICIQHERQKEYEDRNQELQQLKQLVSQYQEQLRTLEVNNYALTMHLKQAEQSSSIPGRFHPDVF